The following coding sequences lie in one Criblamydia sequanensis CRIB-18 genomic window:
- a CDS encoding protein kinase domain-containing protein, whose amino-acid sequence MIDGSGSDPFKGYPPRHSSTEETKQPEKGKKGKSSKTHGDHSKAKGVAEDVLKPDETAGHSVKEKKQLVHKKQHSKEKHASTRTVAERSLTKKESKEDLQKSQIIRLKGLHEAHNEADRLPLLKKPAKKKEEVHSKIHSKKPKGAEKEEGLAKAKKSKSKKTLEESKPKSVKKSKKLKQSSKFEKEEPRETRFSKLRESKDVYADKYAMYSEEAEKEPEKNYEFFPFAAEESKVSYQSFAEFIKQGKEDEKEEGEGYSNTLAEFMATGGTEENYTSLASIMREGGEVTLVDLSSASEVPRNFMEITDKREKESLRKSLPKMGSAELSKADSLNLTPIAYVRKKLAKGKLGDLSMSGQRIVIRVPGKENKYYVEIKEEVGKGTYKEVTKAKKVNMEKETVRSGYVIGKPVTGKEAQSKEEFEHEKLVCDHLRKAIDPSVLKNNVLVPEATMIEGERGANASKLVGKSLNKLINTLTLKEKLGFAARFPKTLEIFHSANVTHRDIKPDNILLLVNKDGSPQLDENGFFKFVIVDFGTCYLRDTQDGANITLFKAGYMDPRTHTIEGTMGLRADNMPLEMDNYMLGLTLLNTFSGQSMEEFIWTQKKEMGDYNRTDPIDYHRVLGNWKNNPDGWGIWKTLKRKLVKECKGDEELAERIISVLRASVDPDPDLRPSLTEISEVFAEIHAELSAKESS is encoded by the coding sequence ATGATTGATGGTTCTGGCTCTGATCCTTTTAAAGGCTATCCCCCTCGTCATTCCTCAACTGAGGAAACCAAACAACCTGAAAAAGGTAAAAAAGGAAAATCCTCTAAGACGCATGGAGATCATTCAAAAGCTAAGGGTGTGGCAGAAGACGTTTTAAAACCCGATGAGACAGCCGGACACTCTGTTAAAGAAAAAAAACAGTTGGTCCATAAAAAACAACACTCCAAAGAAAAACATGCCTCTACCCGCACAGTTGCAGAGCGTTCTTTGACAAAAAAAGAGTCGAAAGAAGATCTTCAAAAATCCCAAATTATCCGACTAAAGGGACTTCATGAAGCCCATAATGAAGCCGATAGGCTTCCCTTATTAAAAAAACCCGCTAAGAAGAAAGAAGAAGTGCACTCAAAAATCCATTCCAAAAAACCTAAGGGTGCAGAAAAAGAAGAAGGTCTTGCTAAAGCTAAAAAATCTAAATCTAAAAAAACCTTAGAAGAGAGCAAACCCAAATCAGTTAAAAAATCTAAAAAATTAAAACAATCTTCTAAATTTGAAAAAGAAGAGCCTAGAGAAACAAGGTTCTCCAAATTGAGAGAATCGAAAGATGTTTATGCCGATAAATACGCTATGTACTCTGAGGAGGCAGAAAAAGAGCCGGAGAAAAATTATGAGTTTTTTCCGTTTGCCGCTGAAGAAAGCAAGGTTTCCTACCAATCTTTTGCCGAATTTATTAAGCAAGGTAAAGAAGATGAAAAAGAAGAAGGAGAGGGCTACTCGAACACACTTGCTGAATTTATGGCAACCGGTGGAACAGAGGAAAATTATACATCCCTTGCAAGTATAATGAGAGAGGGAGGAGAAGTTACTTTGGTTGACCTTTCGTCTGCTTCTGAAGTTCCAAGAAATTTTATGGAAATAACTGATAAAAGGGAAAAAGAAAGTCTACGCAAAAGTTTGCCAAAAATGGGAAGCGCGGAGCTCTCCAAAGCTGACAGTCTAAACTTAACCCCTATTGCTTATGTACGAAAGAAATTAGCTAAAGGCAAACTCGGCGATTTGAGCATGAGCGGCCAAAGAATTGTCATACGGGTTCCGGGCAAGGAAAATAAATATTATGTCGAAATTAAAGAAGAGGTAGGCAAAGGAACCTATAAAGAGGTCACTAAAGCTAAAAAAGTAAATATGGAAAAAGAAACTGTGAGAAGCGGCTACGTAATTGGAAAGCCTGTCACCGGAAAAGAAGCTCAGAGTAAAGAAGAGTTTGAACATGAAAAACTTGTATGCGATCACTTAAGAAAAGCAATAGACCCTTCGGTTTTAAAAAATAATGTTCTAGTTCCTGAGGCAACGATGATTGAGGGTGAGCGTGGCGCTAATGCAAGCAAGCTTGTTGGAAAAAGTTTAAATAAACTTATAAATACCCTGACTCTTAAAGAGAAGCTTGGATTTGCGGCCCGTTTTCCAAAAACACTTGAAATTTTTCATTCCGCAAACGTGACCCATAGAGATATTAAGCCGGATAATATCTTACTTTTAGTTAATAAAGATGGAAGCCCTCAGCTCGATGAAAATGGCTTTTTCAAATTTGTGATTGTGGATTTCGGAACCTGCTACCTAAGAGATACTCAAGACGGTGCAAATATAACGCTTTTTAAAGCCGGGTATATGGACCCAAGAACTCATACCATTGAAGGTACCATGGGCCTTAGAGCTGACAATATGCCTCTTGAAATGGATAACTATATGCTCGGATTAACTCTTTTAAATACCTTTTCCGGTCAAAGCATGGAAGAGTTTATATGGACTCAGAAAAAAGAAATGGGAGATTATAACCGAACCGACCCTATCGATTATCATAGAGTCCTTGGCAACTGGAAAAATAACCCCGATGGGTGGGGTATTTGGAAAACTCTTAAGAGAAAACTTGTGAAAGAATGCAAAGGCGATGAAGAGCTTGCAGAGAGAATAATTAGTGTCCTTAGAGCGTCTGTGGATCCTGATCCGGATTTAAGGCCCTCTCTTACTGAAATTTCTGAAGTCTTTGCAGAAATTCACGCAGAGTTATCTGCAAAAGAAAGTAGTTAA
- the ileS gene encoding isoleucine--tRNA ligase: protein MFEELKNESFSDRELAVLKFWEENQIFERSIESRRDSPPFSFYDGPPFATGLPHYGHLLAGTIKDVIPRYKTMKGFCVERRFGWDCHGLPIENEIEKSFNLSGARAIDDFGIAKFNEECRKIVLRYTAEWKSVVTRMGRWVDFNQTYRTMDLSFMETVFWVFKRLYELGLVYEGYKVMPFSAKLGTPLSNFEAGENYKDVDDPSLTVAMPLKEDPETAFLIWTTTPWTLISNLAILAGPEIDYVKVREKKSGKFFILGESRLSFCFKDPEEYEILERFKGKALEGKKYIPPFNYFYKDHEKESFKVIMEPQVTLDDGTGLVHAAPAFGELDFYACEKAGIGLVCPVDNNGQFLKEVPEYEGLFVKDADKDIAKRIKADGRLFHQATIHHRYPFCWRSDTPLIYKVVTTWFVAVEKIKDKLLKANDQIHWTPAHIKHGRFGKWLEGARDWSISRNRYWGTPIPIWRAEDGSIEVVGSIKELEELTGEKINDLHRHFIDGLTFKKNGKIFKRIPEVFDCWFESGSMPYAQIHYPFENKDKFEGQFPADFIAEGLDQTRGWFYTLTILAAALFDKPAFKNVVVNGIILAEDGAKMSKRLRNYPDPMEVVRKYGADAVRLYMMHSQAVKGDDLCFKESGVELVLRQILIPFWNAYSFFVTYAKIYNWKPSKDALSKKPDSSLDRWIVSRLNKLIHEVELGMNDYDLSRAVEPFVGFVEDLTNWYIRRSRRRFWEEEDTEDRRSAFSTLYQVLLELSKLSAPFIPFLSESIYRNLKTQDMPDSVHLCKFPGYHEESRDIELEEAMAAIQKAVSLGHALRKEVKLKVRQPLLKATLISKDQKTLKRLEKNKHLIEEELNVKKVEFAKDESAFVKLFAKPNFPRLGKRLGNKMNKVKAAMEAFSSKELEDILSQDKLFVLNIDGEEIEFSKEDIEVRREVKEGLVATTESDMTLALDTELTEELIMEALAREIVNKVNTMRRDLNFNVTDRIHLSMKASDRVKQSFGLHKDYIKGEVLARDVTFDQDLKGITWDLNGESVDMVISKVN from the coding sequence ATGTTTGAGGAATTAAAAAACGAATCTTTTTCCGACCGAGAACTCGCTGTTTTGAAATTTTGGGAAGAAAATCAAATTTTTGAGCGCTCAATTGAGAGCAGGCGCGACAGCCCTCCCTTTAGTTTTTATGACGGGCCGCCTTTTGCAACAGGTCTTCCTCACTATGGCCACCTACTTGCCGGGACGATTAAAGATGTCATCCCAAGATACAAAACCATGAAAGGTTTTTGCGTTGAAAGACGCTTTGGCTGGGACTGCCACGGCCTCCCCATCGAAAATGAGATCGAGAAAAGCTTTAATCTCTCGGGCGCCCGGGCAATTGATGACTTCGGGATCGCTAAATTCAACGAAGAGTGCCGCAAAATTGTTCTTCGCTACACCGCCGAATGGAAATCCGTAGTGACAAGGATGGGCAGATGGGTTGATTTTAATCAAACCTACCGCACCATGGACCTTTCTTTTATGGAAACTGTCTTTTGGGTCTTTAAAAGACTTTATGAATTAGGTCTTGTCTACGAAGGCTATAAAGTCATGCCTTTTTCAGCAAAACTCGGCACCCCTCTTTCTAATTTTGAAGCCGGAGAAAACTATAAAGATGTGGATGACCCCTCATTAACCGTCGCCATGCCCTTAAAAGAAGATCCTGAAACCGCATTTCTAATATGGACCACAACGCCCTGGACGCTCATTTCCAACCTGGCTATATTAGCCGGGCCTGAGATTGATTACGTTAAAGTGAGAGAAAAGAAGAGCGGCAAGTTTTTTATACTAGGGGAGTCTCGTCTTTCTTTCTGTTTTAAGGACCCCGAAGAATATGAAATCCTGGAGCGGTTTAAAGGAAAAGCCTTAGAGGGAAAGAAATATATCCCTCCCTTTAACTATTTTTATAAGGATCACGAGAAAGAATCCTTTAAAGTAATCATGGAGCCTCAAGTTACCCTAGATGATGGTACAGGGCTAGTTCATGCAGCTCCAGCTTTTGGCGAACTTGACTTTTATGCCTGCGAAAAAGCTGGGATCGGCCTTGTCTGCCCCGTGGACAATAATGGGCAATTTTTAAAAGAAGTGCCCGAATACGAGGGACTTTTTGTCAAAGACGCCGATAAAGACATTGCCAAAAGAATAAAAGCTGATGGAAGGCTTTTTCATCAAGCCACCATCCATCACAGATACCCCTTTTGCTGGCGCTCAGACACGCCTCTTATCTATAAAGTCGTCACAACCTGGTTTGTAGCCGTTGAAAAAATAAAAGATAAGCTTCTCAAAGCAAATGACCAAATCCACTGGACCCCCGCCCACATCAAGCATGGCCGTTTTGGAAAATGGCTTGAAGGGGCAAGAGACTGGTCAATAAGCCGAAATAGATATTGGGGAACCCCTATACCTATCTGGAGAGCCGAGGACGGATCTATTGAAGTGGTCGGAAGCATCAAAGAATTAGAAGAGCTGACCGGTGAAAAAATTAACGATCTCCATCGTCATTTTATAGACGGCCTTACATTTAAGAAAAATGGAAAGATTTTTAAACGCATCCCCGAAGTTTTCGATTGCTGGTTTGAATCCGGGTCTATGCCGTATGCTCAAATTCACTATCCTTTTGAGAATAAAGATAAGTTTGAAGGGCAATTTCCAGCCGATTTCATCGCTGAAGGCTTGGATCAAACAAGAGGCTGGTTTTACACCCTCACAATATTGGCAGCAGCCCTTTTTGATAAGCCTGCTTTTAAAAATGTGGTCGTCAACGGCATTATTTTAGCAGAAGATGGCGCGAAGATGAGCAAGCGTCTTAGAAATTACCCTGACCCCATGGAAGTGGTGCGTAAATATGGTGCTGACGCAGTTCGTCTTTATATGATGCATAGCCAAGCTGTGAAAGGGGATGATCTTTGCTTTAAAGAAAGCGGCGTTGAGCTTGTTTTAAGACAGATTCTTATCCCTTTTTGGAATGCTTACAGCTTCTTTGTCACTTACGCGAAGATTTATAACTGGAAGCCCTCAAAAGATGCCTTAAGCAAAAAACCTGACTCTTCGTTAGATCGTTGGATAGTATCACGTCTTAATAAACTCATCCATGAAGTTGAGCTTGGCATGAACGACTACGATTTAAGTAGAGCCGTTGAGCCCTTTGTCGGATTTGTTGAAGATTTAACGAATTGGTATATCAGACGGTCTAGAAGAAGATTCTGGGAAGAGGAAGATACTGAAGATAGAAGATCTGCTTTCTCAACGCTCTATCAAGTTCTTTTAGAACTCTCTAAGCTATCGGCGCCTTTTATTCCTTTTCTTTCAGAGTCAATTTATAGAAACCTGAAGACCCAGGATATGCCGGATTCTGTTCATTTATGCAAGTTTCCTGGCTATCATGAGGAGTCAAGAGATATAGAGTTAGAGGAGGCCATGGCAGCTATCCAAAAAGCGGTAAGTTTAGGACATGCCTTAAGAAAAGAGGTTAAATTAAAAGTGAGACAGCCCCTTTTAAAGGCCACTCTAATCTCCAAAGATCAAAAGACATTAAAGCGGCTCGAAAAAAATAAGCACCTTATTGAGGAAGAGCTCAACGTTAAAAAAGTAGAATTTGCAAAAGATGAATCTGCTTTTGTGAAGCTTTTTGCAAAACCTAATTTTCCCCGCCTTGGAAAAAGGCTTGGAAACAAAATGAACAAAGTAAAAGCTGCCATGGAAGCTTTTAGTTCAAAAGAATTAGAGGATATTCTTTCCCAAGATAAGCTCTTTGTCTTAAACATCGATGGAGAAGAAATTGAGTTTTCAAAAGAAGATATCGAAGTCAGAAGAGAGGTCAAAGAGGGTCTTGTAGCTACAACTGAAAGCGATATGACTTTAGCCCTTGATACCGAGCTGACAGAAGAGCTCATAATGGAAGCTTTAGCTCGTGAAATTGTGAATAAAGTCAATACCATGAGACGCGATCTGAATTTTAACGTCACAGATCGCATTCATCTTTCAATGAAAGCAAGCGATAGGGTTAAACAAAGTTTCGGGCTCCATAAGGACTATATCAAAGGGGAAGTCCTCGCAAGAGATGTGACTTTTGATCAGGATCTAAAGGGGATAACCTGGGATCTTAATGGAGAGTCTGTGGACATGGTGATCTCGAAAGTAAATTAA
- a CDS encoding GNAT family N-acetyltransferase — MKKEIAVRDYRPEDVQALANIFFNTIHKINIQHYTEEQVDVWAPTSSLETEGWAKKFPRTKPIVATFRDEIVGFAEFEPNGHIDCFYCHHEWIGKGVGSALMKEILQRAKNSHIHLIFAEVSINAKPFFEKWGFRIVTQQTIVRKDVELTNFKMERTV; from the coding sequence ATGAAAAAAGAAATTGCTGTAAGAGATTATCGTCCAGAGGATGTTCAGGCTTTGGCAAACATCTTTTTCAATACAATCCACAAGATTAACATTCAACACTACACAGAAGAGCAAGTAGATGTTTGGGCGCCTACCTCAAGTTTAGAAACGGAAGGATGGGCAAAAAAATTCCCTAGGACTAAGCCCATTGTCGCCACTTTCAGAGACGAGATCGTTGGATTTGCTGAATTCGAGCCAAACGGCCATATCGATTGCTTTTATTGTCATCACGAGTGGATTGGGAAAGGCGTTGGATCAGCTCTTATGAAAGAAATCCTTCAAAGAGCGAAAAACAGTCATATCCACCTCATTTTTGCTGAAGTTAGCATCAACGCAAAGCCATTTTTTGAAAAATGGGGATTCAGAATCGTAACTCAACAAACGATCGTTAGAAAGGACGTTGAGCTAACAAATTTCAAAATGGAACGAACAGTCTAA
- a CDS encoding FAD-dependent monooxygenase: MLISGAGIAGFTLAYWLKQRGFSPTIIEKYPYVRGGGYKVDVRGTALEVAKRMGIYEDLLEANVNLVCSKFVSSGQKVFDFDGDILGHSSEGEIEINRWDLAQILSKKVGEIEIIYGDSITNIDGKMVHFEQMEPREFDIVVGADGQYSNVRRLAFGEDATFLKRYGIQFCVFPIPNIFELERCEIVYFDSGKLATAYAVGNHSYACLVFKSEDVALSVDNLKAIFENEFQGLGWEVPLLVSLMKESNDCYFNSIAQVRMPCWSKGRVALIGDAAHSVQAMGTSLAMIGAYVLAREIDESNGDYALAFESYEKAMRNLVEASQDLAENNQQAFTQSSIRMKIQLYLMRILPKRIIQYFNEMGKKQMKDVANRLTLEPTIPAAEVR; the protein is encoded by the coding sequence ATTCTTATATCGGGTGCTGGAATTGCGGGTTTTACACTGGCCTACTGGTTAAAACAGCGAGGTTTTTCTCCAACTATTATCGAAAAATATCCTTATGTGAGAGGGGGTGGTTACAAAGTTGACGTGCGTGGCACAGCTCTTGAGGTGGCAAAAAGAATGGGGATTTATGAAGATCTCTTAGAAGCTAACGTGAATCTCGTGTGCTCTAAATTTGTGTCTTCTGGTCAGAAGGTCTTTGATTTTGATGGAGATATTTTAGGGCACTCTTCAGAAGGAGAAATAGAAATTAATCGATGGGATCTTGCTCAAATCTTGTCTAAAAAAGTGGGTGAGATTGAAATCATTTACGGTGATTCCATCACAAATATAGATGGAAAGATGGTTCATTTTGAACAGATGGAACCGAGAGAGTTTGATATTGTGGTGGGGGCAGATGGACAATACTCGAATGTGAGACGATTGGCTTTTGGAGAAGATGCAACATTTCTAAAGAGATATGGTATTCAATTTTGCGTCTTCCCCATCCCAAATATTTTTGAACTCGAGCGTTGCGAAATTGTTTATTTTGATAGTGGAAAACTAGCTACAGCTTATGCAGTAGGAAATCATTCTTATGCATGTCTTGTGTTTAAATCTGAGGACGTGGCGCTTTCTGTTGATAATTTAAAAGCGATATTTGAAAACGAGTTTCAAGGTTTAGGTTGGGAAGTTCCTCTCCTTGTTTCTCTAATGAAAGAGAGTAACGATTGCTATTTCAATTCCATCGCCCAGGTCAGAATGCCCTGTTGGTCTAAAGGACGGGTCGCGCTTATTGGAGATGCCGCTCATTCGGTTCAAGCAATGGGAACAAGCCTTGCTATGATTGGAGCTTATGTTTTAGCAAGAGAAATTGACGAGTCGAATGGAGATTATGCCCTTGCTTTTGAAAGTTATGAAAAAGCCATGAGAAATCTCGTTGAAGCTTCGCAAGATCTTGCCGAAAATAATCAACAAGCTTTCACACAGTCTTCAATACGTATGAAGATTCAACTCTATTTAATGAGAATTTTGCCAAAAAGAATTATCCAATACTTCAATGAAATGGGAAAAAAGCAAATGAAGGATGTTGCTAATAGGTTGACCTTGGAACCAACAATCCCAGCCGCAGAAGTAAGATAA
- a CDS encoding TetR/AcrR family transcriptional regulator, with translation MTKPINRKNEILKVARNLFLTKDYDKATMGDIMDALEIAKGTIYHYFRSKEALFEAVIEDIVEENIKHMRTLVKNTPKNALEKIQLLVNAGNISQENEKILEQLHKPANDALHSRLLAATLMKQAPLYAEIIQQGCAEGIFKTEVPLECAEFILSAIQFLTDMGIYPWTEQDLKRRMQAFPILIERLLQAPPGSFQFLV, from the coding sequence ATGACAAAGCCTATAAATCGAAAGAACGAGATTCTTAAAGTGGCTCGAAACCTATTCTTAACCAAGGATTATGATAAAGCAACCATGGGAGACATCATGGATGCCTTAGAAATTGCCAAAGGCACTATATATCATTATTTTAGGTCTAAGGAAGCCCTGTTTGAGGCAGTCATCGAAGATATAGTTGAAGAAAATATTAAGCACATGAGGACTTTGGTAAAGAATACCCCAAAGAATGCCTTAGAAAAAATCCAACTTCTGGTGAATGCGGGAAATATTTCCCAAGAGAACGAAAAGATACTAGAGCAGCTTCACAAACCTGCTAACGACGCTTTGCATAGCCGACTCCTTGCAGCTACTTTGATGAAACAGGCTCCTCTATATGCAGAAATAATCCAACAAGGTTGCGCTGAGGGAATTTTCAAAACAGAAGTTCCTCTCGAATGCGCAGAGTTTATCCTTTCAGCAATTCAATTTCTTACAGATATGGGAATTTATCCTTGGACAGAACAAGATTTGAAACGACGCATGCAAGCTTTTCCGATATTAATTGAACGGCTGTTACAAGCCCCGCCTGGATCTTTTCAATTTCTTGTTTGA
- a CDS encoding SET domain-containing protein, with product MHVLIHLIFFTITVCHCAAEEWSEFSAVLKPSPIHGIGVFATHDIPKGTRVFSDLNYRWYELNSLPVELRKYCQFFSEDRVRGPERFDRMEVDWFLNHSNDPNIVEIKEELWIAVKDIKAGEELLIDYAQLNEPEHLKESFYKNSDSNPREKSKN from the coding sequence ATGCATGTCCTGATACATTTGATTTTTTTTACGATAACCGTTTGTCATTGTGCGGCAGAAGAATGGTCTGAATTTTCAGCAGTTTTAAAGCCATCACCTATTCATGGCATTGGAGTTTTTGCAACTCATGATATTCCAAAAGGCACAAGGGTTTTTTCCGATCTCAACTATAGATGGTATGAATTAAATAGCCTTCCAGTTGAATTAAGAAAATACTGTCAATTTTTTTCAGAAGATCGAGTCAGAGGACCTGAGAGATTCGATAGAATGGAAGTGGATTGGTTCTTAAATCATTCGAATGATCCTAATATAGTAGAAATCAAAGAAGAACTTTGGATTGCAGTGAAAGACATCAAAGCTGGTGAAGAGCTGCTGATAGATTATGCTCAACTTAATGAACCGGAACACTTAAAAGAATCGTTCTATAAAAATTCTGATAGCAACCCAAGAGAAAAAAGTAAGAATTAA
- a CDS encoding peptide deformylase: protein MSLFNRNFADHVKIVTIDSPLQHILKEKTEELQVDQLPLAREIVEQLFLALKPYLPAAGLAAPQIGLSKSIFIFSFDRDPSNLEGVINPSYTPLGDAKIEGWEGCFSVMLSNNCWKLAKIPRYETIKVQYLNVEGERVEKTLEGFAAKVFQHEYDHLQGIENIDREDAVVMDFTSREEMLDFMQQVKKDDSISYKRPN, encoded by the coding sequence ATGTCGTTGTTTAACCGGAATTTTGCAGATCATGTGAAGATTGTCACAATAGATAGTCCTTTACAGCATATCTTAAAAGAAAAAACAGAGGAATTACAAGTCGATCAATTGCCTTTGGCTAGAGAAATTGTAGAGCAGTTATTTTTGGCTCTAAAGCCTTATTTGCCGGCTGCCGGCTTGGCGGCTCCTCAGATTGGCCTTAGTAAATCTATATTTATATTTAGTTTTGATCGTGATCCAAGCAACCTTGAAGGAGTGATCAATCCCTCCTATACTCCCTTGGGAGATGCTAAAATTGAAGGATGGGAGGGTTGTTTTTCAGTCATGTTGAGTAATAATTGTTGGAAGCTTGCAAAAATTCCTCGCTATGAAACAATTAAAGTTCAGTATTTGAATGTGGAGGGGGAAAGAGTAGAGAAAACTCTAGAAGGCTTTGCCGCTAAGGTTTTTCAGCACGAATATGACCACTTGCAAGGTATTGAAAACATCGATAGAGAAGATGCTGTTGTCATGGATTTCACAAGCAGGGAAGAGATGTTGGATTTTATGCAACAGGTTAAAAAAGATGACTCGATCAGCTATAAAAGGCCAAATTAA
- a CDS encoding FAD-dependent oxidoreductase, whose amino-acid sequence MHKVIIIGGGPVGLSLALCLANQGIKSLLIEKHKTTTNHPKARGVNGRSMELFRSMGLEEQLKQYQMPREAYRFTWIEDFQGKEITRVPMTLDYSQYSPTQNAIISQDHLEQELFNKAKNQPLIDLRFNTEMIHALQDSDKVTIEILDRETQKKEILTADYLIAADGANSPLRKIFNVEMEGEEDLGSFCNIYCEMNLDEYVKNRKSASFMFTRPDLRGTFILSKDCQKKWLVGIRLDPNRNLTKEAFTDDFCLEFVKKLINDPKVEVRFINKAFWTMAALIAKQYRVGRVFFAGDSAHRLPPTGGFGMNTGIQDAHNLAWKLAMVIKGRAEDSLLESYFVERHQIAKTNTFWSRNNAKRFERIFAALAQGDLGSFEEALKDQANHINNILLDLGFVYGHDYQNTQGAFKPTTKIGARAPHCWISLENRQKSILDLYLNEFVLVCHPEAVFWQKEYQSFPCKVITIGENGNYVDIHRDFLEKYQISKKGAVLVRPDGHIAWRSEDDKGERASFSWLK is encoded by the coding sequence ATGCATAAAGTCATCATTATTGGCGGCGGCCCTGTCGGTTTATCTCTTGCCCTTTGCTTGGCAAACCAAGGGATTAAATCCCTCTTAATTGAAAAACATAAGACGACGACCAATCACCCGAAAGCTCGTGGTGTGAATGGCAGATCCATGGAATTATTCCGCTCTATGGGGTTAGAAGAGCAGTTAAAACAATATCAAATGCCAAGAGAAGCCTATCGCTTTACTTGGATAGAAGATTTCCAAGGAAAGGAAATTACTCGCGTTCCAATGACTTTGGACTATAGTCAATATAGTCCCACACAAAACGCTATTATCTCCCAAGACCACTTGGAGCAAGAATTATTTAACAAAGCAAAGAATCAACCTTTGATTGATTTGCGATTTAATACAGAAATGATCCATGCGTTGCAAGACAGCGATAAAGTCACTATAGAAATTCTTGATCGAGAAACTCAAAAGAAAGAGATATTAACAGCTGATTATTTAATTGCTGCCGATGGCGCGAATAGTCCTTTAAGAAAAATATTCAATGTCGAAATGGAAGGGGAGGAGGATCTAGGTTCATTTTGTAATATCTACTGCGAAATGAATTTAGATGAGTACGTAAAGAATCGCAAAAGCGCAAGTTTTATGTTTACAAGGCCAGACCTTCGAGGGACTTTCATTTTATCTAAAGACTGTCAAAAAAAATGGCTTGTGGGAATAAGGTTAGACCCCAATCGAAATCTAACTAAAGAAGCTTTTACAGATGACTTTTGTCTAGAGTTTGTTAAAAAGCTGATTAATGACCCTAAAGTTGAGGTCCGTTTTATTAATAAGGCTTTTTGGACCATGGCGGCTTTGATTGCAAAACAATACCGAGTGGGACGAGTATTTTTTGCAGGGGATTCAGCTCACCGTCTTCCGCCAACCGGTGGCTTTGGCATGAATACAGGTATCCAGGATGCTCATAACCTTGCTTGGAAGCTGGCTATGGTTATTAAAGGGCGAGCAGAAGATTCACTTTTAGAGTCCTATTTTGTGGAACGTCATCAAATTGCCAAGACAAATACTTTTTGGAGTCGAAATAACGCTAAAAGATTTGAAAGAATTTTTGCCGCTTTAGCTCAAGGGGATCTTGGCTCTTTTGAAGAAGCTTTAAAAGATCAAGCGAACCATATTAATAATATTCTTTTAGATTTAGGATTTGTGTATGGCCATGACTATCAAAACACGCAAGGGGCCTTTAAACCAACAACTAAAATAGGGGCTCGGGCTCCTCATTGCTGGATTTCTCTTGAAAATAGACAAAAATCCATCCTGGATTTATACCTTAATGAATTTGTATTAGTATGCCATCCTGAAGCTGTTTTTTGGCAAAAAGAGTATCAATCTTTCCCTTGTAAAGTGATTACAATTGGCGAGAATGGAAACTATGTCGATATCCATCGAGATTTCCTTGAAAAATATCAAATCTCTAAAAAAGGCGCTGTGCTCGTAAGACCTGACGGTCATATTGCTTGGCGATCAGAAGACGATAAAGGCGAAAGAGCAAGCTTTTCCTGGCTGAAGTGA